A section of the Salmo salar chromosome ssa05, Ssal_v3.1, whole genome shotgun sequence genome encodes:
- the LOC123743051 gene encoding hyphally regulated cell wall protein 1-like, producing the protein MSVLTHLQLKEKENKWRKRLEQRVEKETGAESGEETGAESGEETGAESGEETGAESGERDWSGEWRRDWSGEWRKRLERRVEKRLEWRVEKETGAESGEETGAESGEETGVESGERDWSGEWRRDWSGEWRRDWSGEWRKRLERRVEKRLERRVEKRLERRVEKRLEWRVEKETGAESGEETGAESGEETGVESGEETGVESGERDWSREWRKRLEQRVEKESGEETGAESGEETGVESGEETGAESGERDWSGEWRRDWSGEWRKRLERRVEKRLKRRVEKETGAESGEETGLESGEETGVESGEETGVESGEKHNSNLSFI; encoded by the coding sequence ATGTCTGTACTGACACACCTACaactgaaagagaaagagaataagTGGAGAAAGAGACTGGAGCAGAGAGTGGAGAAAGAGACTGGAGCGGAGAGTGGAGAAGAGACTGGAGCGGAGAGTGGAGAAGAGACTGGAGCGGAGAGTGGAGAAGAGACTGGAGCGGAGAGTGGAGAAAGAGACTGGAGCGGAGAGTGGAGAAGAGACTGGAGCGGAGAGTGGAGAAAGAGACTGGAGCGGAGAGTGGAGAAGAGACTGGAGTGGAGAGTGGAGAAAGAGACTGGAGCGGAGAGTGGAGAAGAGACTGGAGCGGAGAGTGGAGAAGAGACTGGAGTGGAGAGTGGAGAAAGAGACTGGAGCGGAGAGTGGAGAAGAGACTGGAGTGGAGAGTGGAGAAGAGACTGGAGTGGAGAGTGGAGAAAGAGACTGGAGCGGAGAGTGGAGAAGAGACTGGAGCGGAGAGTGGAGAAGAGACTGGAGCGGAGAGTGGAGAAGAGACTGGAGTGGAGAGTGGAGAAAGAGACTGGAGCGGAGAGTGGAGAAGAGACTGGAGCAGAGAGTGGAGAAGAGACTGGAGTGGAGAGTGGAGAAGAGACTGGAGTGGAGAGTGGAGAAAGAGACTGGAGCAGAGAGTGGAGAAAGAGACTGGAGCagagagtggagaaagagagtgGAGAAGAGACTGGAGCGGAGAGTGGAGAAGAGACTGGAGTGGAGAGTGGAGAAGAGACTGGAGCGGAGAGTGGAGAAAGAGACTGGAGCGGAGAGTGGAGAAGAGACTGGAGCGGAGAGTGGAGAAAGAGACTGGAGCGGAGAGTGGAGAAGAGACTGAAGCGGAGAGTGGAGAAAGAGACTGGAGCGGAGAGTGGAGAAGAGACTGGACTGGAGAGTGGAGAAGAGACTGGAGTGGAGAGTGGAGAAGAGACtggagtggagagtggagagaaaCACAACTCTAATCTGTCTTTCATTTAG